Within the Bradyrhizobium ottawaense genome, the region CCGAAGCGGACCCGATCCATCAGCGCCCGATGATCCTGGCGCTGGCCCAGGCCTATCTGGGCGGGCAGGGCGATCCCTGCGATCCCCTGGTATCGCCGCTCTACGCTGATCTCACCGACTTGCCGCCATTATTGATCCAGGCCGGCGACCGCGAAACCGTATTGGACGATTCCGTCATGTTTGCCGACAAGGCGCGCGTCGCCGGTGTCGAGGTTGATCTGCAGGTCTGGGATGGCATGATCCACGTCTTCCAGATGTTCGGTGCGGAGCTTCCTGAGGCGCACCGGGCTATTGCAGAGATCGCCATGTTTCTCGACCGACACCTCCATATCAAGGCCGAAAGGGCATCATCATGAACGTCAGGGCCGCCGATCCCCGCACTCATTCCGATAGTGAATTCCATTTTTCGGAGCAGCCGCAGTTATCCGAGGAGCTGCGGATGCTGCGCGAGCAGGTGCGCCGGTTTGTCGAGAAGGAAGTGGTACCCTATGGCGAGCAGTGGGAGCGCGACGGCAAGATCCCGCGCGAGATCTACCGCCGCATGGGCGCGCTTGGATTCCTCGGCATGCGTCACGCGGCCGAATATGGCGGCACCGATATGGGGCCGCTGGCGTCGATGGTGTGGGCGGAGGAACTCGGACGTTCGACCTTCGGCGGTTTCACCTCGTCGGTGCTGGTTCACACCGACATGTCGGCCGTTCACATCACCTTGCGCGGGACGCCGGAGCAAAAGCAGAAATATCTTCCCGCGATCATCCGAGGCGAGACCATCTGCTCGATCGCCGTCACCGAGCCCGATGCCGGCTCCGACGTTGCCGGGCTGAAGACGCGGGCCCGTCGCGACGGTGATGACTGGGTGATCAACGGCGCGAAGATGTTCATCACCAACGCTGTCTATGGCGACATCCTGATCGTCGCCGCGCGCACCGATCCCGCCGCCAAGGGCAGCCGCGGCATTTCGCTGTTCATCGTCGAGCGGACGACGCCGGGCATCTCCGTGACCAAGCTCGACAAGCACGGCTGGCTTTGCTCCGACACCGCCGAGATCGCGTTCCAGGATGTCCGCATTCCCGCCGCAAACCTGCTGGGCGAGGAGAACCGCGGTTTCTATGGCATCATGGAGACCTTCGAGAACGAGCGGATCTGCATCGGCGGCATCTGCGCCGGCGAATCCGCCAAGGCGATCGAACTGACCACCAACTACGTGAAGAGCCGCCAGGCGTTCGGGGGCCCGCTATGGAACCAGCAGGCGGTGCGGCTCAAGCTCGCCTCGCTCGCCACCAAGGCCGCGGCTGCCCGGGCGCTCGCCTATCATGCCGCCGAACTCGTCGAGGCCGGCAAGCCGTGCCCGCGCGAAGTCTCGATGGTGAAGGCGCTGTCGCCGGAAGTGCTGCACGAGGTCGTGCACGGCTGCCTGCAACTGCATGGCGGCACCGGCTTCATGCGGGGAACGC harbors:
- a CDS encoding acyl-CoA dehydrogenase family protein; this encodes MNVRAADPRTHSDSEFHFSEQPQLSEELRMLREQVRRFVEKEVVPYGEQWERDGKIPREIYRRMGALGFLGMRHAAEYGGTDMGPLASMVWAEELGRSTFGGFTSSVLVHTDMSAVHITLRGTPEQKQKYLPAIIRGETICSIAVTEPDAGSDVAGLKTRARRDGDDWVINGAKMFITNAVYGDILIVAARTDPAAKGSRGISLFIVERTTPGISVTKLDKHGWLCSDTAEIAFQDVRIPAANLLGEENRGFYGIMETFENERICIGGICAGESAKAIELTTNYVKSRQAFGGPLWNQQAVRLKLASLATKAAAARALAYHAAELVEAGKPCPREVSMVKALSPEVLHEVVHGCLQLHGGTGFMRGTPIERMVRDARVLTIGGGATEVMLEEVAKRM